A region from the Lysobacter antibioticus genome encodes:
- the cyoC gene encoding cytochrome o ubiquinol oxidase subunit III: MSDAHAIATHTPDGRPVFFDLKGKHHPQNGTLLGFWLYLMSDCLVFACLFAVYGVLGRSYAAGPSGADLFDLQLVAINTSMLLLSSITYGFAMIAMQKRKIAAVQGWLAITGLFGLAFIGLELYEFAHLIHEGAGPQRSAFLSSFFALVGTHGLHVTFGIVWLATLMVQVGKHGLTAENRRRLLCLSMFWHFLDVVWIGVFTFVYLMGVLP, translated from the coding sequence ATGTCTGACGCACACGCCATCGCCACCCACACGCCCGACGGGCGCCCGGTCTTCTTCGACCTCAAGGGCAAGCACCATCCGCAGAACGGCACCCTGCTCGGGTTCTGGCTCTATCTGATGAGCGACTGCCTGGTGTTCGCCTGCCTGTTCGCGGTCTACGGCGTGCTGGGACGCAGCTACGCCGCCGGCCCGTCCGGCGCCGACCTGTTCGACCTGCAACTGGTCGCGATCAACACCTCTATGCTGTTGCTGTCGTCGATCACCTACGGCTTCGCGATGATCGCGATGCAGAAGCGCAAGATCGCCGCGGTGCAGGGCTGGCTGGCTATCACCGGCCTGTTCGGCCTGGCCTTCATCGGCCTGGAACTGTACGAGTTCGCCCACCTGATCCATGAAGGCGCCGGCCCGCAGCGCAGCGCGTTCCTGTCGTCGTTCTTCGCCCTGGTCGGCACTCACGGCCTGCACGTCACCTTCGGTATCGTCTGGCTGGCGACCCTGATGGTGCAGGTCGGCAAGCATGGCCTGACCGCCGAGAACCGCCGCCGCCTGCTGTGCCTGTCGATGTTCTGGCATTTCCTCGACGTCGTCTGGATCGGCGTCTTCACCTTCGTTTACCTGATGGGAGTGCTGCCGTGA
- a CDS encoding phage tail protein, producing MATLRDRPYVQFNFLVDLGDGVTDGPQAGFQELSGIGMEVTVSEYRTGNAKENSVMKITGMNKSTDVTMKRGVIGSLNLYQWLDQIRNGDQKAMRTVTIHLQNEDHTQIVQTWKLLRARIIKHTSGPFNAKGTDVALEELTLSYERLEME from the coding sequence ATGGCCACCCTTCGCGACCGCCCGTACGTGCAATTCAATTTCCTCGTCGACCTGGGCGACGGGGTCACCGACGGGCCGCAGGCCGGGTTCCAGGAGCTCAGCGGCATCGGCATGGAAGTCACCGTGTCCGAGTACCGCACCGGCAACGCCAAAGAAAACAGCGTGATGAAGATCACCGGCATGAACAAATCCACCGACGTGACGATGAAACGCGGCGTGATCGGTTCGCTCAACCTGTACCAGTGGCTCGACCAGATCCGCAACGGCGACCAGAAGGCCATGCGCACGGTGACGATCCACCTGCAGAACGAGGACCACACCCAGATCGTGCAGACCTGGAAATTGCTGCGGGCGCGGATCATCAAACACACCAGCGGGCCGTTCAACGCCAAGGGCACCGATGTGGCGTTGGAAGAGCTGACCCTGTCCTACGAACGGCTCGAGATGGAGTGA
- the cyoD gene encoding cytochrome o ubiquinol oxidase subunit IV, producing the protein MTEPTTHAAHDHGHGHDDHDDGAHGSVGSYTIGFLLSVVLTAIPFWLIMAKVIPNSGTAAFVVLAFAVVQIVVHMVYFLHMNTKSEGGWNMLALIFTLVLVVILLAGSLWVMHHLNVNMMPMAPHDMRNMP; encoded by the coding sequence GTGACCGAGCCCACCACGCACGCCGCACACGATCATGGCCACGGCCATGACGACCACGACGACGGCGCCCATGGCAGCGTCGGCAGCTACACCATCGGCTTCCTGCTGTCGGTGGTGCTGACCGCGATTCCGTTCTGGCTGATCATGGCCAAGGTGATCCCGAACTCCGGCACCGCCGCGTTCGTGGTGCTGGCCTTCGCCGTGGTCCAGATCGTCGTGCACATGGTGTATTTCCTGCACATGAACACGAAGTCGGAGGGCGGCTGGAACATGCTCGCGCTGATCTTCACCCTGGTGCTGGTGGTGATTCTGCTGGCCGGTTCCTTGTGGGTCATGCACCACCTCAACGTCAACATGATGCCGATGGCCCCGCACGACATGCGCAACATGCCTTGA
- a CDS encoding DUF4255 domain-containing protein, protein MANYRAIAATSTALAGLLRDRYPRDEFGAGLDISLYQARDFESPMQDGFSIYLFRVAVNGAMRNLTLRRSPDGRRYRPSLPLDLHYMITPWAQDSERQQRMLGWVMRLMEDTSVLSAGHLNHYMPETDTFGAQEGIEVVCDPLSLNDYLTLWDRLRRLPSSATYALRMVLIDSDVSVDDGTAVQSRRFEVHEALT, encoded by the coding sequence ATGGCGAACTACCGCGCCATCGCCGCCACCAGTACCGCACTGGCCGGCCTGCTGCGCGATCGCTACCCGCGCGACGAATTCGGCGCCGGCCTCGACATCAGCCTGTACCAGGCGCGCGACTTCGAGTCGCCGATGCAGGACGGGTTCTCGATCTACCTGTTCCGCGTCGCGGTCAACGGCGCCATGCGCAACCTCACCCTGCGCCGTTCGCCCGACGGCCGCCGCTATCGGCCGTCGCTGCCGCTCGACCTGCACTACATGATCACCCCCTGGGCGCAGGACAGCGAACGCCAGCAGCGCATGCTCGGCTGGGTGATGCGCCTGATGGAAGACACCAGCGTGCTCAGCGCCGGCCATCTCAATCATTACATGCCCGAGACCGACACCTTCGGCGCGCAGGAAGGCATCGAGGTGGTCTGCGACCCGCTCTCGCTCAACGACTACCTGACCTTGTGGGATCGCCTGCGGCGCCTGCCGTCCTCGGCGACCTATGCCCTGCGCATGGTGTTGATCGATTCCGACGTCAGCGTCGACGACGGCACCGCAGTGCAGAGCCGCCGCTTCGAAGTGCACGAGGCGCTCACGTGA
- a CDS encoding ATP-binding protein — protein sequence MQDLPLPRTLDAEAPASSASRDSAGVKNMHQLIQLRWIAVIGQVATIVFVHFAFGIALPLAPMAIVLACLAAFNLVSLLRWRHREKVTNGALFLALLVDVVTLTAQLYLSGGAANPFVFLYLLQVALAAVLLRSWASWAVVFATSACFIALTMFAGPVVIPADPTRGLADPYVQGMLLCFILNATLLVVFITRIGRILRARDARLADLRQRAAEEEHIVRMGLLASGAAHELGTPLATLSVILGDWRRMPPFTEQPELLQELDEMQTQLHRCKTIVTGILLSAGETRGEAPAETTVGAFLDELVDEWRTTRPVRGFDYANAFGEDLPIVSDSGLKQMICNVLDNALEASPDWIGLEASRDDDRLVLKVSDIGPGFAPAILSHFGKPYQSSKGRPGGGLGLFLALNVARTLGGRITAHNRSPRGAVVAMTLPLSALTLVEAADEP from the coding sequence ATGCAGGATTTGCCGCTACCGCGCACGCTCGACGCCGAAGCGCCCGCCTCGAGCGCCTCGCGCGACAGCGCCGGGGTCAAGAACATGCACCAGCTGATCCAGTTGCGCTGGATCGCGGTGATCGGCCAGGTCGCGACCATCGTCTTCGTCCACTTCGCCTTCGGCATCGCCCTGCCGCTGGCGCCGATGGCGATCGTGCTGGCCTGCCTGGCCGCGTTCAACCTGGTCAGCCTGCTGCGCTGGCGCCACCGCGAGAAAGTCACCAACGGCGCCCTGTTCCTGGCCTTGCTGGTCGACGTGGTCACCCTGACCGCGCAGCTGTATCTCAGCGGCGGCGCCGCCAATCCCTTCGTATTCCTGTACCTGCTGCAAGTCGCGCTGGCCGCGGTATTGCTGCGCTCGTGGGCGAGTTGGGCGGTGGTGTTCGCGACCAGCGCCTGCTTCATCGCCCTGACCATGTTCGCAGGACCGGTGGTGATTCCGGCCGACCCGACCCGCGGCCTCGCCGACCCCTACGTCCAGGGCATGCTGCTGTGCTTCATCCTCAACGCGACCTTGCTGGTGGTGTTCATCACCCGCATCGGCCGCATCCTGCGCGCCCGCGACGCGCGCCTGGCCGACCTGCGCCAACGCGCGGCCGAGGAAGAACACATCGTGCGCATGGGCCTGCTGGCTTCGGGCGCCGCGCACGAACTCGGCACGCCGCTGGCAACGCTCTCGGTGATCCTCGGCGACTGGCGGCGCATGCCGCCGTTCACCGAACAACCCGAGCTGCTGCAGGAGCTCGACGAGATGCAGACCCAGCTGCATCGCTGCAAGACCATCGTCACCGGCATCCTGCTCTCGGCCGGCGAAACCCGCGGCGAAGCCCCGGCCGAAACCACGGTCGGCGCATTCCTCGACGAGTTGGTCGACGAGTGGCGGACAACCCGCCCGGTGCGCGGATTCGATTACGCCAACGCTTTCGGCGAAGATCTGCCGATCGTCTCCGACTCGGGCCTCAAGCAGATGATCTGCAACGTGCTCGACAACGCCCTGGAAGCCTCGCCCGACTGGATCGGCCTGGAAGCCTCGCGCGACGACGACCGCCTGGTGCTGAAGGTCAGCGACATCGGCCCCGGCTTCGCCCCGGCCATACTCTCGCACTTCGGCAAGCCCTATCAGTCGAGCAAGGGCCGCCCCGGCGGCGGCCTGGGCCTGTTCCTGGCCCTCAACGTCGCCCGCACCCTCGGCGGCCGCATCACCGCGCACAACCGCAGCCCGCGCGGCGCCGTCGTCGCGATGACCCTGCCGCTGTCGGCGCTGACCCTGGTCGAGGCCGCCGATGAGCCCTGA
- a CDS encoding phage tail sheath subtilisin-like domain-containing protein — MSEYLAPGVFVEEVSFRAKSIEGVSTTTTGFVGPARYGPLDIEPEIVTSLVEFERTYGGRDKLVFQDAGEVDNYLWNGVRAFFEEGGKRLYVSRVFTPIDATDERPGCARGGLPGSPSSMMVYARFPGRAGNARVGFTFNVGQSLLSDVDGVTFANSLQSRDVVWIRPRAGAPSPAVEDGYYLALWDAANESWAFVSSGDDIGTAEATLTDLSAANYELRVISVTVVVQPLGGGDAFVAPDLPLDPLHQRAGSPDSLFAYFAEFPASLSRARTLPIVIRAEDVAAIGTGTELLGAFFDADPNASVSPPAGLRAAMQNSQSTPAERSLAILIDDGNDGLRPFASAYEGEVDSADRKTGLRQFEDLEDISIVAAPGSTFGYESGYATHAPSIVRALIRHAERMKYCIAVLDSGDNQAISEVRAMRAQLDSKHAALYYPWVRVLDPLTQRETHMPPSGFVAGIYARNDVNRAVYKAPANEVVNLALGFERFLNKAQQEVLNPEGINCFRYFEGRGMRLWGARTISSDPEWKYVNLRRYFAYLERSIDKGTQWAVFEPNGEQLWANVRRTIEDFLLNEWQSGALLGDKPEKSYFVKCDRSTMSQNDLDNGRLICLIGVAPLRPAEFVIFRIGQWTADRKV; from the coding sequence ATGTCTGAGTACCTGGCTCCCGGTGTCTTCGTCGAGGAAGTCTCCTTCCGCGCGAAATCGATCGAGGGCGTGAGCACCACCACCACCGGCTTCGTCGGTCCCGCCCGCTACGGCCCGCTCGACATCGAGCCGGAAATCGTCACCAGCCTGGTCGAGTTCGAACGCACCTACGGCGGCCGCGACAAGCTGGTGTTCCAGGACGCCGGCGAGGTCGACAACTACCTCTGGAACGGTGTGCGCGCGTTCTTCGAGGAAGGCGGCAAGCGCCTCTACGTCAGCCGCGTATTCACTCCCATCGACGCCACCGACGAACGCCCCGGCTGCGCCCGCGGCGGTCTGCCCGGCAGCCCCTCCTCGATGATGGTGTACGCGCGCTTCCCGGGCCGCGCCGGCAACGCGCGGGTCGGCTTCACCTTCAACGTCGGCCAGAGCCTGCTCTCCGATGTCGACGGCGTCACCTTCGCCAACTCCCTGCAATCGCGCGACGTGGTATGGATCCGGCCGCGCGCCGGCGCCCCGTCGCCGGCGGTCGAGGACGGCTATTACCTGGCCCTGTGGGATGCGGCCAACGAAAGTTGGGCCTTCGTCTCCAGCGGCGACGACATCGGCACCGCCGAAGCCACGCTGACCGACCTCAGCGCCGCCAACTACGAGCTGCGCGTGATCAGCGTGACCGTGGTCGTGCAGCCGCTCGGCGGCGGCGACGCCTTCGTCGCGCCGGATCTGCCGCTGGACCCGCTGCACCAGCGCGCCGGCTCGCCGGATTCGCTGTTCGCCTATTTCGCCGAGTTCCCGGCCAGCCTCAGCCGCGCCCGCACCCTGCCGATCGTGATCCGCGCCGAAGACGTCGCCGCCATCGGCACCGGCACCGAATTGCTCGGCGCCTTCTTCGATGCCGACCCGAACGCCTCCGTGTCGCCGCCGGCGGGTTTGCGCGCTGCCATGCAGAACTCGCAGAGCACGCCTGCCGAACGCAGCCTGGCGATCCTGATCGACGACGGCAACGACGGCCTGCGCCCGTTCGCGTCCGCCTACGAAGGCGAGGTCGACAGCGCCGATCGCAAGACCGGCCTGCGCCAGTTCGAGGACCTGGAAGACATCTCGATCGTCGCCGCGCCGGGCTCGACCTTCGGCTACGAATCGGGCTATGCGACCCATGCGCCGTCGATCGTGCGCGCCCTGATCCGCCACGCCGAACGCATGAAGTACTGCATCGCCGTGCTCGACAGCGGCGACAACCAGGCGATCAGCGAAGTGCGGGCGATGCGCGCCCAGCTCGATTCCAAGCACGCCGCGCTGTACTACCCCTGGGTGCGGGTGCTCGATCCGCTGACCCAGCGCGAAACCCACATGCCACCGTCGGGCTTCGTCGCCGGCATCTACGCCCGCAACGACGTCAACCGTGCGGTCTACAAGGCGCCGGCCAACGAGGTCGTCAACCTGGCCCTGGGCTTCGAACGCTTCCTCAACAAGGCGCAACAGGAAGTGCTGAACCCGGAAGGGATCAACTGCTTCCGTTATTTCGAAGGCCGCGGCATGCGCCTGTGGGGCGCACGCACGATCAGCTCCGACCCGGAATGGAAGTACGTCAACCTGCGGCGCTACTTCGCCTATTTGGAACGCTCGATCGACAAGGGCACGCAGTGGGCGGTGTTCGAGCCGAACGGCGAACAGTTGTGGGCCAACGTGCGGCGCACCATCGAGGACTTTCTCCTCAACGAATGGCAAAGCGGCGCCCTGCTCGGCGACAAGCCGGAGAAGTCGTATTTCGTCAAATGCGACCGCTCGACCATGTCGCAGAACGATCTCGACAACGGCCGCCTGATCTGCCTCATCGGCGTGGCGCCGCTGCGGCCCGCCGAGTTCGTCATCTTCCGCATCGGCCAGTGGACGGCCGACCGCAAAGTCTGA
- a CDS encoding response regulator transcription factor → MSPDPTAQGLGPAQEPAPRELLIVEDDAAFARTLTRSFERRGYLVRNATDLGEVDALLREHSPGFAVVDLKLAGGDSGLACVQALHAHDPDMLIVVLTGYASIATAVEAIKLGACHYLAKPSNTDDIEAAFGRAGGDATVELTERQTSIKTLEWERIHEMLAETDFNISETARRLGMHRRTLARKLGKHRVK, encoded by the coding sequence ATGAGCCCTGATCCCACCGCTCAAGGTCTCGGCCCGGCCCAAGAGCCTGCGCCCCGCGAACTGCTGATCGTCGAAGACGATGCGGCCTTCGCCCGCACCCTGACCCGCTCGTTCGAGCGCCGCGGCTACCTCGTGCGCAATGCGACCGACCTCGGCGAAGTCGACGCCCTGCTGCGCGAACACTCGCCCGGCTTTGCGGTGGTCGACCTCAAACTGGCCGGCGGCGACTCCGGCCTGGCCTGCGTGCAGGCCCTGCACGCCCACGACCCCGACATGCTGATCGTGGTCCTGACCGGCTATGCCAGCATCGCCACCGCGGTCGAAGCGATCAAACTCGGCGCCTGCCACTACCTGGCCAAACCCTCCAACACCGACGACATCGAAGCCGCCTTCGGCCGCGCCGGCGGCGACGCCACGGTCGAGCTGACCGAACGCCAGACCTCGATCAAGACCCTGGAGTGGGAGCGCATCCACGAGATGCTCGCCGAAACCGACTTCAACATCTCCGAGACCGCCAGGCGGCTGGGGATGCATAGAAGGACGCTGGCCCGGAAGCTGGGGAAGCATCGGGTGAAGTAG
- a CDS encoding sigma-54-dependent transcriptional regulator, giving the protein MEVPRWAVVPLGSAPAEVREVLAALSCCASVELSPSGYLQAAIQSADGIVLVPGLDGLPTIPESIAAIRHERPQLAIVVATRDAGDSELDALILAGASDFVSLPASVSEWRVRLHRALHTAAAPCRSEPVPEEEPRIRGFVHGSKACAAIAARLPTLARCDASVLITGETGTGKEVCAQAIHYLSMRADRPWVAVNCGAIPVELVENELFGHVKGAYTHAHSACPGLVREAEGGTLFLDDVDCLPLSAQAKLLRFLQEREYRPVGSNTVHHADLRVIAASNCNLCTLAQSGGFRQDLYYRLNVLNITLPPLRQRPEDVPILARHFAAHFAREFGRAPASFAYGALERLLRHDWPGNVRELKHVIERAVLLSSGQVLVAEDIEIEPASPDLPLPRSFDLAADSFRAAKQRVVEDFERGYVEHLLAAHAGNVTHAAMAAKKDRRAFFELMRKHRIEPKRFRAFESQLT; this is encoded by the coding sequence ATGGAAGTCCCCCGATGGGCCGTGGTTCCGCTCGGAAGCGCGCCTGCAGAGGTGCGCGAGGTGCTCGCGGCGTTATCGTGCTGCGCCTCGGTCGAGCTGTCGCCATCGGGTTATCTGCAGGCGGCGATCCAAAGCGCGGATGGCATCGTCCTGGTCCCAGGCCTCGATGGACTGCCGACGATTCCCGAGTCGATCGCGGCGATACGGCACGAGCGCCCGCAATTGGCGATCGTGGTGGCGACCCGCGATGCCGGCGACAGCGAACTCGATGCCCTGATCCTGGCCGGCGCCTCCGACTTCGTGTCCCTGCCCGCATCCGTGTCGGAATGGCGCGTGCGGCTGCATCGTGCACTGCATACAGCGGCAGCCCCCTGCCGCAGCGAGCCTGTGCCGGAGGAGGAACCGCGGATTCGCGGCTTCGTCCACGGCAGCAAGGCCTGCGCAGCAATCGCGGCGCGCCTGCCGACCCTGGCCCGCTGCGACGCCAGCGTGTTGATCACCGGCGAGACCGGCACCGGCAAGGAGGTCTGCGCACAGGCCATCCATTACCTGTCGATGCGCGCCGACCGCCCCTGGGTCGCGGTCAACTGCGGCGCGATACCGGTCGAGCTGGTCGAGAACGAATTGTTCGGCCACGTCAAAGGCGCCTATACCCATGCGCATAGCGCCTGCCCGGGCTTGGTGCGCGAAGCCGAGGGCGGCACGCTGTTCCTCGACGACGTCGACTGCCTGCCGCTGTCGGCGCAGGCGAAGCTGCTGCGCTTCCTGCAGGAACGCGAGTACCGGCCGGTCGGCTCCAACACCGTCCATCACGCCGACCTGCGGGTGATCGCCGCCAGCAACTGCAATCTGTGCACGCTCGCGCAGAGCGGCGGCTTCCGCCAGGACCTGTACTACCGCCTCAACGTTCTCAACATCACCCTGCCGCCGTTGCGGCAACGGCCGGAGGACGTGCCGATCCTGGCGCGGCACTTCGCCGCCCACTTCGCCCGCGAGTTCGGCCGCGCCCCGGCCAGCTTCGCCTACGGCGCGCTCGAACGGCTGCTGCGCCACGATTGGCCCGGCAACGTGCGCGAGCTCAAGCACGTGATCGAGCGCGCGGTGCTGTTGTCGAGCGGTCAGGTGCTGGTGGCAGAAGACATCGAGATCGAACCGGCCTCGCCCGACCTGCCCCTGCCACGCTCGTTCGACCTGGCCGCCGATTCGTTCCGGGCGGCCAAACAACGCGTGGTCGAAGATTTCGAGCGCGGCTATGTCGAGCACCTGCTCGCCGCGCACGCCGGCAACGTCACCCACGCCGCCATGGCGGCCAAGAAGGACCGCCGAGCCTTCTTCGAGCTGATGCGCAAGCACCGCATCGAACCCAAGCGCTTCCGCGCGTTCGAGTCGCAGCTCACCTGA
- the cyoB gene encoding cytochrome o ubiquinol oxidase subunit I, whose product MSDQSNLATLIFGRLTWDSIPLHEPILIATFAMVVLGGLAVVAAITRYKLWGYLWNEWFTSIDHKKIGIMYIVLGLIMLMRGFADAIMMRLQQAMAFGDNVGYLPPEHYDQVFTAHGVIMIFFVAMPLVTGFMNYVVPLQIGARDVAFPFLNNFSFWMTACGAALVMVSLFVGEFAKTGWLAYPPLSGIAYSPGVGVDYYIWALQIAGVGTLLSGINLIATIVKMRAPGMSMMKMPVFTWTSLCTNVLIVAAFPVLTAVLLLLSLDRYAGTNFFTNDLGGNPMMYVNLIWIWGHPEVYILILPCFGIFSEIVSTYSGKRLFGYASMVYATVVITILSYLVWLHHFFTMGSGASVNSFFGITTMIISIPTGAKIFNWLFTMYRGRIRFEVPMLWTIGFMVTFTIGGMTGVLLAVPPADFVLHNSLFLIAHFHNVIIGGVLFGLFAGINFWWPKAFGFKLDPFWGKCSFWFWITGFFFAFMPLYVLGLMGVTRRMSHFEDQSLQIWFVIAAFGAVLIAIGIACMLIQFAVSIRRRHELRDETGDPWQGRTLEWSTSSPPPDYNFAFTPVVHDNDAWHDMKQRGYQRPTSGFLAIHMPKNTAAGVVIAGLSTLCAFALIWQMWLVAGVSFAAMLIAAIVHTFNYKRDYYIPAEQVTATEAKRTQQLAAAHV is encoded by the coding sequence ATGTCTGACCAATCCAACCTCGCCACGCTGATCTTCGGCCGGCTCACCTGGGACTCGATCCCGCTGCACGAACCGATCCTGATCGCGACCTTCGCCATGGTCGTGCTGGGCGGCCTCGCCGTGGTCGCCGCGATCACCCGCTACAAGCTCTGGGGCTATCTCTGGAACGAGTGGTTCACCAGCATCGATCACAAGAAGATCGGCATCATGTACATCGTGCTGGGCCTGATCATGCTGATGCGCGGCTTCGCCGACGCGATCATGATGCGCCTGCAGCAGGCGATGGCGTTCGGCGACAACGTCGGCTATCTGCCGCCCGAGCACTACGACCAGGTCTTCACCGCTCACGGCGTGATCATGATCTTCTTCGTGGCCATGCCGCTGGTCACCGGCTTCATGAACTACGTGGTGCCGCTGCAGATCGGCGCGCGCGACGTCGCGTTTCCGTTCCTCAACAACTTCAGCTTCTGGATGACCGCCTGCGGCGCGGCCCTGGTGATGGTCTCGCTGTTCGTCGGCGAGTTCGCCAAGACCGGCTGGCTGGCGTATCCGCCGCTGTCGGGCATCGCCTACAGCCCCGGGGTCGGCGTCGACTACTACATATGGGCGCTGCAGATAGCGGGCGTCGGCACCTTGCTATCGGGCATCAACCTGATCGCGACCATCGTCAAGATGCGCGCGCCGGGCATGAGCATGATGAAGATGCCGGTGTTCACCTGGACCTCGCTGTGCACCAACGTGCTGATCGTGGCGGCGTTCCCGGTGCTGACCGCGGTGCTGTTGCTGCTCTCGCTCGATCGCTACGCCGGCACCAACTTCTTCACGAACGATCTGGGCGGCAACCCCATGATGTACGTGAACCTGATCTGGATCTGGGGCCACCCGGAGGTCTACATCCTGATCCTGCCGTGCTTCGGCATCTTCTCCGAGATCGTCTCGACCTACAGCGGCAAGCGGCTGTTCGGCTACGCCTCGATGGTCTATGCGACGGTGGTCATCACCATCCTGTCCTACCTGGTGTGGCTGCACCACTTCTTCACCATGGGCTCTGGCGCCAGCGTCAACTCGTTCTTCGGCATCACCACGATGATCATCTCGATCCCGACGGGCGCGAAGATCTTCAACTGGCTGTTCACCATGTACCGCGGCCGCATCCGTTTCGAGGTGCCGATGCTGTGGACGATCGGTTTCATGGTCACCTTCACCATCGGCGGCATGACCGGCGTGTTGCTGGCGGTGCCGCCGGCCGACTTCGTCCTGCACAACAGCCTGTTCCTGATCGCCCACTTCCATAACGTGATCATCGGCGGCGTGCTGTTCGGCCTGTTCGCCGGCATCAACTTCTGGTGGCCCAAGGCCTTCGGCTTCAAGCTCGACCCGTTCTGGGGCAAGTGCTCGTTCTGGTTCTGGATCACCGGCTTCTTCTTCGCCTTCATGCCGCTGTACGTGCTCGGCCTGATGGGCGTGACCCGGCGCATGAGCCACTTCGAGGACCAATCGCTGCAGATCTGGTTCGTCATCGCCGCCTTCGGCGCGGTGCTGATCGCCATCGGCATCGCCTGCATGTTGATCCAGTTCGCGGTCAGCATCCGCCGCCGCCACGAGCTGCGCGACGAGACCGGCGACCCGTGGCAGGGCCGCACCCTGGAGTGGTCGACCTCCTCGCCGCCGCCGGACTACAACTTCGCCTTCACCCCGGTGGTGCACGACAACGACGCCTGGCACGACATGAAGCAGCGCGGGTACCAGCGTCCGACCTCGGGCTTCCTGGCCATCCACATGCCCAAGAACACCGCCGCGGGCGTGGTCATCGCCGGCCTCAGCACCTTGTGCGCGTTCGCCCTGATCTGGCAGATGTGGCTGGTCGCCGGCGTCTCCTTCGCCGCAATGCTGATCGCCGCCATCGTCCACACCTTCAACTACAAGCGCGACTACTACATCCCGGCCGAGCAAGTCACCGCCACCGAAGCCAAGCGCACGCAACAACTGGCCGCCGCCCATGTCTGA
- a CDS encoding SURF1 family protein: protein MTANTAKRPRSRFALAVLSSVFLAAFLGLIALGSWQVQRRAWKLDLIQRVEARVHAPPGAAPGPADWARVSAARDEYRHVRLDGHYLRGKDSLVQAVTAIGPGFWLLSPFQTGDGPIVLVNRGFVPGKREAVAAADSLSDTQVTGLLRLSEPGGGFLRKNAPQQDRWYSRDVAAIAAARGLQRVAPYFVDADRRDDSPVAANAEPAWPVGGLTVIKFPNNHLVYALTWFGLALMVAAAAWRVALEERRRRRATASLDDIR from the coding sequence ATGACCGCGAACACCGCCAAGCGCCCGCGCAGCCGTTTCGCCCTGGCGGTCCTGTCGTCGGTCTTCCTCGCCGCCTTCCTCGGCCTGATCGCCCTCGGCAGCTGGCAGGTGCAGCGCCGCGCTTGGAAGCTCGACCTGATCCAGCGCGTCGAAGCCCGCGTGCATGCGCCGCCGGGCGCCGCGCCCGGGCCGGCCGATTGGGCCCGGGTGAGCGCCGCCCGCGACGAGTACCGCCACGTGCGGCTCGACGGCCATTACCTGCGCGGAAAAGACAGCCTGGTCCAGGCCGTGACCGCGATCGGCCCCGGCTTCTGGCTGCTGAGCCCGTTCCAGACCGGCGACGGCCCCATCGTGCTGGTCAACCGCGGCTTCGTCCCGGGCAAGCGCGAAGCCGTCGCCGCAGCCGATTCGTTGTCCGACACCCAGGTCACCGGCCTGCTGCGCCTGAGCGAGCCCGGCGGCGGCTTCCTGCGCAAGAACGCACCACAACAAGACCGCTGGTACTCGCGCGACGTGGCCGCCATCGCCGCCGCCCGCGGCCTGCAGCGCGTCGCGCCCTACTTCGTCGACGCCGACCGCCGCGACGATAGCCCGGTCGCAGCCAACGCCGAGCCGGCCTGGCCGGTCGGCGGACTGACGGTGATAAAGTTTCCCAACAACCATCTGGTCTATGCGCTGACCTGGTTCGGGCTGGCCCTGATGGTCGCCGCCGCCGCATGGCGGGTGGCGCTGGAAGAACGCCGGCGCCGCCGCGCCACCGCGTCGCTCGACGACATTCGCTGA